One window from the genome of Cricetulus griseus strain 17A/GY chromosome 2, alternate assembly CriGri-PICRH-1.0, whole genome shotgun sequence encodes:
- the Mc2r gene encoding adrenocorticotropic hormone receptor, protein MKHIINPYEHTNDTARNNSDCPDVVLPEEIFFIISIIGVLENLIVLLAVVKNKNLQCPMYFFICSLAISDMLGSLYKILENILIMFRNQGYLQPHGNFESTADDIIDCMFILSLLGSIFSLSVIAADRYITIFHALQYHSIVTMRRTIITLTVIWIFCTGSGIAMVIFSHHVPTVLTFTSLFPLMLVFILCLYIHMFLLARSHARKISTLPRANMKGAITLTILLGVFIFCWAPFILHVLLMTFCPSNPYCVCYMSLFQINGMLIMCNAVIDPFIYAFRSPELRDAFKKMFSCHRYR, encoded by the coding sequence ATGAAGCACATTATCAATCCGTATGAACACACCAATGACACAGCAAGAAACAATTCAGATTGCCCTGATGTAGTTTTGCCAGAAGAGATATTTTTCATAATCTCCATCATTGGAGTTCTGGAGAACCTGATTGTCCTCCTGGCTGTGGTCAAGAATAAGAACCTCCAGTGCCCCATGTACTTTTTCATCTGCAGTTTGGCCATTTCTGACATGTTGGGCAGTCTGTATAAAATCTTGGAAAACATCCTCATCATGTTCAGAAACCAGGGTTATCTCCAGCCTCATGGCAATTTTGAAAGTACAGCAGACGACATCATCGACTGCATGTTCATCCTCTCTTTGCTGGGCTCTATCTTCAGCCTGTCTGTGATTGCCGCTGACCGCTACATCACCATCTTCCATGCCCTGCAATACCACAGCATCGTGACTATGCGCCGCACCATCATCACCCTAACAGTTATCTGGATATTCTGCACGGGGAGTGGCATCGCCATGGTGATCTTCTCCCACCACGTCCCCACAGTGCTCACCTTCACATCGCTCTTCCCTTTGATGCTGGTTTTCATCCTGTGTCTCTACATTCATATGTTCTTACTTGCCCGCTCCCATGCTAGAAAGATCTCTACTCTTCCCAGAGCCAATATGAAAGGTGCCATCACACTGACAATCCTTCTTGGAGTCTTCATCTTCTGTTGGGCCCCCTTCATCCTCCATGTCCTCTTAATGACCTTCTGCCCAAGTAACCCTTACTGTGTTTGCTACATGTCTCTCTTCCAGATCAATGGCATGTTGATTATGTGCAATGCAGTCATTGACCCCTTTATATATGCCTTTCGGAGCCCAGAGCTCAGGGATGCATTCAAAAAGATGTTCTCCTGCCACAGGTATCGGTAG